tcttcaattagcaacgaactgtgcagcaatcgggcaagaaacggagaaaatcaaatcctcctcctctccttggggttgctcgcgggtttgggaaagaaaatggggaagttttgaaaaaaatttcattttctcgttatttataggttttggaaatttggaaaaatgaaaatttcgcgattccgatttttcttgcataatcctcggagaattctaagataggttctagcgacagaattccagaactcaaaacaggtttcttgaaattaaatcaaacgatcaaaagtcggtgtaaatcgattttacccgaaaaactactttttgcagttgatgtcggatgagaaaactttgttctgaagaaagattagaatcatcgagagaaataggcgtatgcgtgtggaatcttcatttgaagctctgaatagaaaaagtcttcatcgtccgttgattttagggtttctgaattatcagggtttcggtttcggaaaacttccgagtattggaatttgacgttcgtacattccagggtttcgtatcgaaacgcttgtttataggcgaataagagaagttctaacatttctctgaagatttttgaaattagtttccatcgtgtcttaaaaCGTAAATTAGTTATTTTCTAGCGtttttgacctaggtttaagcgaatactaatcgtgctataacctcTATCGACTTTGATATattccttagctttttcctgaactttctccttcacaaatttattctgTTCAATAAAcgcttgttcaggttttccttcacgttacatcaaattaatcgtgaaaaagaattttattcggtttattctaaacttaaaaacttgggtctcacatcctcaaattaaaaaaaaggagTTGGATGGTAATGTGGATAGTATCAAGGTCCTGACGGAGGGTTTGGACGGCGCGCTGGCCACGAAAGCTAAACTGAAGGAGGAATTGCGGGCGGTTAGGCCCTTGGCGGGGAAGCTGGAGGTTGAGGAAGCCGACTTGGTGAAGGCCAATAAGCAAATCAGCGAACGGGACAACCGGTTGAAGGCGCTGGAGAAGGAGCTAGAGGACTTGAAGTCCTCGCACCAGAAAGAGCTCGACGAGGCCGCTGCCCTGAAGGGAGAGAATGCCCAGCTGTCGGAAGAGGTCAAGCTGATGTCGTCCGCCAAGGGTGATCTTGAGGGGAAGCTAGCTGACCTGGAAGCCGACAAGAAGAAGCTCGGGGCCAGCTTGTCGAAGATTAACAAGGCTGCCTTCAACAATGCGGTGAGTCAGGTCAAGGTAGTGCACCCGGGGTTGGACCTGGGTATGGTGCATTACAGGAAGGTCGTCTCGGGAGGCAAGATCGGAAGTATGGAAGGCGGTTTTTTCACTCCGTTGTACCCCGTGGAGCAAGCCCCCTGAGTCAAGCTGTTATTCCCGCCTTCCGTTTTTTATTTGTGAAATTTTAGTTAAGTTTTGGCTTTGCATGGATGACTGTAATGGACAATGAATTCTAGTGTTGCTTTTGGTTATCGTTGTAACTTGTTTTCCTGGAATTTTCCTAAGTGTTGAAACTTTGTTAAATGGAAGGTTGTATTCCCGGCTCGATCTTGATGTTATTTTGTTTTAATGGTGTATGACCTTACGAAGTTGTATGCCGTCTTTAATATTGCTTATCCGTACTTAGCGATCGTCGTATCACTCGTCTTTATATAACTCGTTTGTAAAAATTGGATAATGAATTCTCTAAGTTAAGTTGGTCAATCGGCTTTGGGGGCCGATGATCGTATTCGTGCCCGGTGGGACTTTTATGAGTTGTGCTCGGGCCTTGGAGGCCTAGGGTCTCTTATTAGTGCCTCGTGGGTCTTTTATAAGTTTTGCCCGGTGGGTCACCCGTCTTTGGGTGTATTTGAGGTCTTTCGTCGTGTACGGTGGGTCTTTTTGGTGGTCTACCCGCGTTGGGCGATCTTGGAAAAcaaaaaacaagtattttgcACAAAAAATATTCTCCTTTCATTCTTGGCACACAACCAGTCACTTGGTTCTGAGATTCTCACAAGAGAGAAATGGGTGAAAACCCTTGATTCTCAAAGCAAATGGTtcatgaaaaaggaaaaagcaTAAATGATTAAGAGGGGCAGCTGGCTCGTCCCCTTAGTTAGTTGTTGTAACGGTGCAGGTTACCGGCGTTCCAAGTGCGCGGGACCTCTACCTCGTTGAGCGTTTCCAGCTTGTAGGCTCATGTTCCGGTCGTCTCTGTGACCTTGTAAGGCCCTTCCCAGTTAGCTGCTAGCTTTCCGCGTTCCGTAGTTCGAGCACCGATGCTGGCCTTTCGGAGGACTAAATCCCCCACGCTGAAGGAGCGGGGGACGACCTTCTTGTTGTAGCGTACGGCGGCGCTGCTTTACTATCAGCTCCCTGCAGTTAGCTACCGCTCTCCTTTCTTTCAGTAGGTCGAGGTCTTCCCCGATTAGCTGGTTGGTGATTTCGGGATCAAATCCAATCGTGCGAACACTTGGTTCCCGTATCTCTGCCAGAATGACTGCCTCCGTACCGAACATTAGTCGGTAAGGACTCTCACCGGTGGTGGAGTGAGGTGTAGTGCGGTATGCCCACAGGACATGGTGGGGCTGTTCGACCCAGTTCCCTTTGGCCTTGTCAAGTCTTTTTCGGAGGCCTCTTAGCATCACTCGGTTTGCCGACTCAGCATTTCAGCAAAGGAGTCGAGAAGCCCCTCTTGAAGAGGGTTCCGTTGATGATGGTGTACAACGAGGAGCTCCTAGAGACTTCCTGGCATGGGATTTATCGGCTGGCAACCAACCAGTCATGATGTTTTTGATGATCGGAGCCATCCAATCGTCGGCTTGGTCTAACTGCAGAGTTATCTGCCCAATTGCGCGGTCAGGGACGGTTACATATGGCAGGGTTAGAGTACCCTGGATGATCGTCCCGTTCAGACCTGGATTTCCAGTGTTGGCTAGTTTGGCCAGAGTGTCTGCTCTCTCATTCTGCGCCCTTGGTACGTGATGAAATTCCACCTTGTGAAAAGACGTAGACAATTGCTTCAAGTGTGTGAGATACTGCTCGAGGATGGGGTCCTTCGCTTGAGCCTCGTCGTTGGCCTGGGTGACGACTAGAAGGGAGTTGCAGCAAACGAGTATCTCCTTGGCTCCCAGGTCGCGAGCAGTTACAAGTCTGACAATGCACGCTTTGTACTCGGCCTGATTGTTGGTGGCCGGGAAGTCGAAACAGGATGATTGTTCTACGACCATCCCTGTGCTGCTTTGAAGGACGATTCCAGCTCCTCCTCCTTCCTTGTTGCTTGAGCCGTCTACGTGGATCACTCACGAAATTTCTGGAGTGGGGTTCTACATCGTCCGACATTTCCACAAGAAAGTCGGCCAGGACTTGCGCCTTAATCGCGCGCCTGGGCTCATAGTGGATGTCGTGCTCAGAGAGCTCGATGCACCAACTAACCATTCGCCCTGCTAGGTCTGGCTTGTGTAGGACTTGCTTGATCGGTTGGTCGTTCGGACGACTATGCGATGGGCTTGGAAATATCTCCTCAGTCGTCTAGCCGTGGACAAGAGTGTTAGGGCCTCCTTCTCCAACATTTGGTACCTGAGTTCTGCTCCTTTGAGGGAACAGTTGACGAAGTAGACCGGTAGTTGGGTGCCTGACTCCTCTCGTACTAGGACCGAGCTGACTGCTTTCTCCCTCACCAAGGAACAAGGGTTCTCCTGGTTTTGGGCTGGAGAGGATCGAGGGAGACGAGAGGATCTCCTTCAGTTGCGAGGAAGCCTTCTATGAGTCCTTGGTCCACTCAAAATTCGCACCCCTTTTCAGTAGAGTGTAGAGGGGTAGTGCTCCTAGGGCGGCCTTAGGTAGAAACCTGCCGATCGCTACCATTCGACCCGCCAGCTGTTGCACCTCTTTCACTGTGTGCGGGCTCTTCATGCTCATGATGGCCTGATATTTGTCTAGGTTCAATTCGATTCCGCGACCGGTGAGCATATAGCCTTGGAATTTCCCGCTTCTGACTCTGAAGATGCATTTGTCTGGATTGAGGCGCATGTTGTACTTCTTCAACTGCTCGAAGACGACTGCAAGGTCTGCTGAGTGATCTCCACCTTGGGGGGTATTTACAATGATCTCGTCTATGTAGACTTCTACCGACTTTCCCATGAGGTTCCCAAAGATCTTCGTCATCATCCTCTGGTAGGTGGCCACTGCGTTCTTCAAGCCGAAGGGTAACATGGTGTAGCAGAACGTCCCTCGATCGGTTATGAAAGCGGTCTTCTCCTCGTCCTCTCGGTACATGGGTATCTGGTTGTAACCGGAGTACGCATCCATGAGGGAGAGGAACTCATACCCCGCGGAGTTGTCCACCAGGGCATCGATGTTGAGTAGTGGGAAAGGGTCCTTAGGGCAAGCCTTGTTCAGGTCGGTGTAGTTTACGCACATACGTCATTTCTCGTTCGATTTCTTGATTAGGACCATGTTCGAGAGCCAAGTGGTGTACTTGACTTCTCGAATGATCCCTGCATGCAAGAGCTCTGTTGTTTGCTGCTTGATCACCTCCTGATGGGTCCTCCTGCTGCGAAGCCTCCGGCGATGGAGCCTACGCTTAGCTGGTTCATCCCATGGTGCCTTCTGACCTTCTCTCAGCCATGGCGGTCGGGGCTCCTCCTCTGGTCGGGGCTTCTTCTCCGGTCGGGGCTCCTCCTCCGGTTAGGGCTCCTCCCGCTTTGAGGTGCCCGACGGTATCGGTCGTCGGTATGGCGTCTTGGCGGGGTCCGAGCACAGTGCCTTGGTAGAGTGGGTGACCTCCGCGACGTCGGTGGTCGCGGACGAGGGAGGTCTCCAGAGGACAGTGCAACATATTTGGAAAGTCATCCTGCCCTGATCAGCTCTTCCACCTTGTCCTTCAGGTTCAGACACTCGTCGGTGTTGTGGTCGGGGCTATCGTGGAACTCGCAGAACGTCTTGGAGTCTAGCTTGTCTCCCTTAGTGAGCACTGGCAGGGGACTGTCTCTCAGGTTAGTGGACGCTCTCTCCCGCAGTATCCGGGATAATGATGAGTTCAGTGGGGCATAATTATCGTACCTCTTTCTCTTAGGCTTCTTTTCGTCCTGATTCTTCTGACGACTCTCCCGACTTCGGGTCGTGTCGCTGGGCTCCTTCGCTCTCTCCGGGGATTTTTGCTGGTCAGACTGGTTTGAGGCCCTTAAGGCTGCAGCGTCTTCTATGTTGATATACTTCTCTGAGCGGGCATGGAATTCCTCGATGGTCTTTGCTTTCTTACCATCAAGGGATGTGAGGAACAGGCCCGGTTGGAGAGCCTGTCGGACTAGGACTAGTCGGACCTGGGGAAGCTGGTCGGGAATGTCTCTCGCCTCTTTGTTGACCCGGTTGAGGAAAGTCTTCAAGGATTCTTTTGGGCCTTGCTTAATTAAAGCCAATGTTCCCTCCGATTTCGGTATGCTCTTCACCGACGAGTACTGGGAGAGGAAGTTGACCATCACCTCGTCCCAGGTGTGTAGGGAGTCGCGACGGAGGTTCTGGAACCAGTTCATCGGCCCTTTTCCCAAGCTCATCGGGAAACATTGGCAATAGATCGGGTCGCTGGCTCCTGCGTACTGCATGGCTCCCACGAAAAAGTTGATGTGCTCTGTTGGGTCGGAGTCTCCCTCATAGAGCTTCATCTTTGGCCTTGACCAACCCGGTGGAAACGGGAAGGCCATAACGTCTGGCAAGAGAGGCCCCCTATTGGCAGGGGGAGGGCGGTTAGGGTGGCGTTTGTCCTAGTCTGGTCTCGCGTGTGTTCGCGGGTCGGGGAGGTGCTCCTCCGAGGGGAGTGATGCCTCTGATGATGATCCTCCTGGTGATGTGAGGGCGGCGCGGCGGTTCCGGTCCGTCTCCCCCTCGTGGGAGTACTCGGTAGGTTGCCTTGATCGTTCCTCTTGCTCTTCTAGTTGAAGGATGCGGGCCCGGAGCTGGCGGATCTCGGCCTGAGCGCCTTGGTTTTGGCCATTCTGGCCAGGCTCTCGTCCTGCGGCATGGTCCATCTCCATGGCCCTTATGCGCGCCTCCAGTCGGCTTAGCGCTTCATGTGCGGCTCGTGGGTCAAGGGCTCCATGTTCAGGGGACCTGCGACGAACGGGAGTAGGAGGGGTCGTCCTCAGTGGCTGGGAAGCAGCTTGTTGTTCCTCACACTCGTCCACAGACTCCACGTGACCGTCGGAAGTGGGAACGCGACGCGAAGTGTGGCGTGTCTCTACCATAAAGCAAGCTTGGAGTTGGGAAAACGTGGTGTTGGGAGGAGTTTCACCGAATCCCTCCAGACGACGCCAATTGATCGGGGAGCGACCAAACTACCCAAGAAGGCGGGGTAGGAAGAAGGAGAGAGGAATCGGTGACGTTGAGCGGTTGAAGaaggtcccgggaggggctccaaTGCCAAAGTAAGTAGAGGAATGTGAGGGAATGAGTGAGTGAAGAGATGAGAGTTACCTTTCAAAGGGGGGAAGAACTCCCCTTATATACCTGATTTGGAGCTAGGGTTggtcatgcaacgtcatgcatggctagGGCACGGGCTACTCCCAACCGTTGGATCTCCTGCTGCTCCTGTGGTGGCAGGGGGATCCTGTGGTCCAGAGCCCCCCATAGTGTAGGTCTGGTTCCTAGTTTTCTAGGGTGGTTGGGGAAAGTCAACCCCTAGGCCGTGGGGCCCACGGATCCCCCTAGTGGGAATGTGGGACCTGTAGGGACCACTTCTTAGGTTCCTagaacaataatttatttttctatgttGTTTTCCTAAGCTCATGATAAAGGGGAAAACTTTGAAAAGGTATAAAACTTTGAAAGCAATACTTTTTTCTGCTTTGGTGGTTGGTTTATAGGTATACAAGGTTTCCATTTGAGCCTATTGTGAGCTTTCATGGCCTTTTGATCTCTTTCATGGCCCTCTGTGTttctgttttaatttttttgtactctatattttacaataatttttttaaataagtatACATTCTACATAATTTTTCATGGCCTTTGGAACTTTGAAATCATTACTCTATATACTCTCCTTAATTTCTctcctttttaattttttgtgatTCTTCAATCCTAGTTGTAAGACTACCCTTTACTTCAAAATGAGTTATCTCTCTGTTGGATCCATCTCTATTTCAGTAGTGGTATAGCATGCTTACGTGAACCTAATTAAAATGGTGGTGGaacaagaaagaaactttctatAGAAATTTCTCATTCTAGTGAAAACTGATTTACATTTATAGCTAAGCTTTATCTTCGTTTTTTTTAAGCCTAAAGAGCTTTACATTCTAGTTTTTTTAAGCCTAAAGAGGTTATaatcattttgaattttttatgtgTAGATTACatattgagattaatttctatgcaacgacggtgtaaataagttttacaccattaTTTAATCACATCCCTTCATTTTGTTAgttcacaattaattttaaatttaataatatctaaaatagaaaatggaagattgtgattgaatgatgatgtaaaactttttacaccgttgatgcatagaaattaatctcttacaTATTTACCTTCTTTGTTTTCCTTACCTATATCTTAGCTATAGAAAACTTCATTTatagaaaattaatttattttaaattttaggcATAAATAACATTTTGATCATTGAAATTGTAAAGAGAACCAAATCTgatccctgtaaaattttcgcatcaaattgggtccctcaAACTGTTtctttaatctaattaagtcattttgctcaattttgactggTCAACAGTCCAGTGGCAAGCCTAGTTAGCTAAGGACGGCCACGTggattttttcacatcaattttagtcccttgaaaaatattttaattaattttagtccttgttcttcccccttcatcttcttcctcttccgccTTCTTCCtgttcctccataactcaaatcccatgaattcaaaaggaagaacaagatGAATATGATGAACACAtagtttttttagggttttgaatttctaggttaaaggatttgagttatggaggaagaggaagaaggtggaagaggattgtggaagaacatggactaaaattgattaaaatatttttcaagagactaaaattgatgtgaaaaagttcACATGGCCATCATTAGCTGACTAGACTTGCCACTGGACCATTGActggtcaaaattgagcaaaatgacttaattagattaaaataacaattttagggacctaatttgatgtgaaaattttacagggaccagatttgattccctttacaatttcaaggaccaaaagagtatttaagccaaaattttaaaaagtgcAGGATTGTTGATTTAAGATGGAAGAGGACTGAAAGCCAAAGGTGGATATGATTTTTGATAACATTGAGGATGCTTGGAATTTTTGGGTTGAATATGGTGGGAGACTTGGATTTGGAGTGAGAAAGCAATATactcataaaaataaaagtggCTCAGTTACGACTTGAAGATTTGTTTGTTGCAAAGAAGGGTTGCGTAAGCCTGACAAACGTGATCGTAAAATAGTCAATGCAAGACCGGAGACTAGAACCAATTGTAAAGCAAGGTTAGGACTTAAAAATCTGTGTGGAAGATTTATAGTGCATGACTTTATGGAGGAACATAATCATATTTTACATCTGCAAGAAACAGCTCATATGTTGTCATGTCAAAGAAAAGTTTCTGAAGTTCAATGTCATCAAATTGATGTAGCGGAAGATGCTGGCCTAGAACAAAGGAAGAGGTTTGATTTGATGAGTAAACAAGTGGGAGGTAGAACTAACTTGGGATATACTCGTTTGGATCAAAAGatttatcaaacaaaaaaaggCAAAGAAGTATGGTCCATGGGGAAGCCAGTTATCTATTCCAATACTTTCAAAGAAAGCTAGTTGAAGATCCAACTTTCTACCACGCATATCAATTGGATAGTTAAGATCAGATCACCAATGTGTTTTGGACAGATGCAAGAATGCTTGTTGACTacaactgtaacaccccgatttccaggtgtcactttagtaaccaaaaataaactttacgcggaaaacaggtaatttttttttttttgtgtttctttcctttaaatcaaagcgataaagaagtaaagacaacacccaacaactaaactaaccgatatacaaatatatacatctgtacagcctcggctgcactccatgtcacgcgaagccgcagtgactccaaagcagtacgcccgcaggcaaatatacaaaccagaactgtgagtaaaagtatcaaaatacagttatccaagagaaagtcggcgctcaaaaatggcctgaaaggaagacccctatactccgacagattctctgtgatcctcctcaaaagaaccacacaaaaagccacacatcggaacctaccctgtcccaaaaagaaactgacgatcagagctctacacaaaaaaatgttgctaatcctaacctaccctcccagctcagctcaccaatcatcctcctcctcatcgctgctcggcgagtagctctccccactgctctcggagtcagagtcggaatccaccgtaatcatctcggtgtccaaatccataacctccctcctcattgtcctgcgcaccgccctggtcgagccggtctccacatccacctctcctgtgagaacatcctcctcctccaccctcatcaaggggtccacacggtagccgtgcggtgaagagaaagataagagacgtgagacagatgggacaacagactccctcctcggctgtacgagcctagaggacgacgccacgtcggtagaagcgatggcagtagccggaggtggcacaacagatatagcagcagcaggctcgatctcctctgggtcctcctcaacagaaggtgaagtcggaggtggtgcaggtggtgcatgtccagtgcctggtccacaatgaactgagggcggcaagtcaaaactcagctccatacgccgtagcactccgctcgtcaggcgtcctcgctcatccgtccggtcctccatgacccttcccctatacgtcgcccggtgaccagccacatcgatcacccaagcggtgggggcatccctatccagcaactcatatctgatccccccgagggagagaccgtcgagaaccagtcggccatcgacatctggcagcaggccgaccgcccaaagacaaacatacaaacaaagccaaggcgctagggtcaactcacagcaataagtacatatacacacaacatgtgacagggtatatatataagttgttatataagcatataagtaatcctagcatgttatggctctaacattgcttcaataaacaaacagcacacagtctcagtcagcatgaatgtatgcgtgaaatgcacaatatgaatccggatttgtgacgcgttcccgttcgccacaagtgaagcattttcactatggatggaccattcccgttatccatcctagatgaaatccatcctggatgaaccattcccgttattcatccttggtgaaccattcccgttattcaccg
This portion of the Lotus japonicus ecotype B-129 chromosome 3, LjGifu_v1.2 genome encodes:
- the LOC130744290 gene encoding uncharacterized protein LOC130744290, coding for MAFPFPPGWSRPKMKLYEGDSDPTEHINFFVGAMQYAGASDPIYCQCFPMSLGKGPMNWFQNLRRDSLHTWDEVMVNFLSQYSSVKSIPKSEGTLALIKQGPKESLKTFLNRVNKEARDIPDQLPQVRLVLVRQALQPGLFLTSLDGKKAKTIEEFHARSEKYINIEDAAALRASNQSDQQKSPERAKEPSDTTRSRESRQKNQDEKKPKRKRYDNYAPLNSSLSRILRERASTNLRDSPLPVLTKGDKLDSKTFCEFHDSPDHNTDECLNLKDKVEELIRAG